TCTGGGTGCCGGTGATTTTGTTCAGTGTCATCCTCCTCGGCAACGCCGCCAAATCCCCGTTCCAGGCGCTGCTCGACCGCGGGGGATGGGTCGCTTTCGTGCTCGTCGTCCTCGTGCTCATGGTCGTCATGAACACCGCCCTCATGCTGATGAGCAGGGAAGGCCGACGCAAACTCGCGATCCGAATCCAGAAGCTCCGACACCACGAGTTCTGGCCAAGCGCACTCTTCTACCTCCCCCTCGTTCCATATCTCATCTTCCTCGCGATCCGCTACCGCTCGACAACGGTGTGGACCCTGGCCGACCCGTGCATGCCGGACGGCGGCGTCGTCGGCGAAAGCAAGAGCGGCCTGCTCGAACAGCTCAACGACCCCGCCGTCCTCCCACATCTCCTTATCCCCGAAAACGAAGACACGAACGCCCGCATTGCCCGCGCGAAAGAAGTGATGGATAGCGCGGGAGAAGACTTCCGGGGGTTCACCTACCCCGTCATCTTGAAACCCGACGCCGCCCAGCGCGGCGCCGGTGTCGCCAAGATCAAAAACGTATCCGAGTTTCAAACCTTCTTCGAGGAAAACCGCGGCGACGCCCAGCTCCAGGCCTACCACCCCGGCCCGTACGAAGCCGGCATCTTCTATGTACGGATGCCGGGTGGCCCTACGGAAGAATCCTCACGCAAAGACGCAAAGACGCAAAGTGAGAAACAAGACTCCGATCTTTGCGCCATGGCGCATAGGCGTGAGGAAAAGGGTTTTATCTTCTCAATCACCGACAAGACCTTCCCCGTCATCACCGGCGACGGCTCATCCACCCTCGAAGAACTCATCTGGAATCATAAGCGCTACCGCTGCCAGCACGACACCTTCCACGCCCGCTTCGCCGACGACCTCCAACGCGTCCTCGCGAAGGGCGAAACCCTCCGCCTCGCCGAGGCCGGCAACCACGCCCAGGGCACGATGTTTACCGACGGCCAGCACCTCATCACCCCGGAACTGACCCAGGCGATCGACCAGCTTTGCCGCCAGATTGCTTCAGATGATTCCGGGGGCGGGGGGTACTACTTCGGCCGCATCGATGTGCGATACGCCGACCCCGAGGCCTTCCGGCGGGGCGAAGGCTTGGCCGTGATTGAATTGAACGGCGTCACCTCCGAATCGACCAATATCTACGACCCGTCATGGTCAATCTTCCGCGCCCAGCGCACCCTGCGCGAGCAGTGGCGCCTCTGCTTCCAAATCGGTCACGCCAACCGACAACAAGGCATGAGGCCCAAGCCCTTGTTCAAGCTCCTGCTGGATGTGCTGCGCTACTACCGAACCCGTGAAGTCGCACGCGTATCGGACTAAGCCCGCCGGCAGCGAGAGAAACACCAACCCGCCCAACGCGGTCAACGCCCACGTGCCCGGCTCGGCGACGTCGGTGGGGGGGCGTGCCGTTACCCAAAGTTGGCGATGATGAGGTCGAGGTCGGCCCGCCCCGCGACGCCGTCGCCCCTGTCCCCATCGCCCGTGTCCCGCGCCGCTGGCACATCACGCTCGATCAATCCTGCACGACCGTGCACCCACAGCACAACCGTCCCCGCTACTCCTCCCCGCCCGTCAACCGCGACTCCACCCGCCGCCGGCCCAGCAGCTGCCGCGCCTCCTCCGTCACATACTCCCACTGAAACGCCGGCCCCGGATCAATCTTCCCCGCCGTCAGGTGGTAGTGCCCGATCAGCCCTTGATACGAGGCGTACTCGTCCTCCGTCAGCACGTCATACCGCGGCCGGCCCAGCCCGTCCGCCGGGTACGTCAGCGGGATATTGGGGAACACCTCCGCCAGCGTCGCCGTCAGCTTGATGAGCGCATCGTACTGCTCGGGCGTCAGGTCATACATCTCAAGCGCCCGGCCGTGGATACTCCCCAAGACCGGCTCGGGACGCAGCGGATACCCCACAAACCCGTCCGTCCGCACGCCCCCATCCCCCCGCGCATGCGGCAGCGTAATCCGCGCCCGCCCCGAATCATCCGGCGCATACCACTTCGCCAGCGTGTCGTTCCCGTTCGGCGGATACGCGCCGATGTTCGCGATCTCGATCCCGATCGCCCGGTCGTTGGCCTGGCTCGCGTGCCACGCCCGCTCCTTAACGTCGAGCGTCTGATAGATCGTGCCATCAATATCGAGCATAAAGTGCACCGACAGACAGCGGTGGTCGTGCAGCACATCGAAGCACGTCTCCGACGTCCCGCACACGTCGTAGTGGATCACAAACAGATCGACCTTCTCACGCAGCTCGTCGAGCGACCACCCCCCGCCACGCAGACGCTCGAAGTCTTCATCCGACATCGTCCGCTCGCCGCGCAGCCCGTAGCGGTTGGGCGTGTCCGTGTCGTCCTTGATCGCGTCCCAGTCGTGCTCGCCCCGCGCATTGAAGCGGTCCTCCACCCGGTACGCGTCGTACCCGCCCGGGTCCATCCACAACACCACCGGCGTGCCCGTGTGGAACAGCTGACCCGCCACCACAATCTCATCCCCGCTCCGCACCAACGGCTCGCCGGGCCGCGCCGAGGCACAACCTAACACACCCAAAGACAACACAAGCACCAAGACCCAACCACCCAAGCGTAAAGCCATCATCAAGACTCCTTTCAGTTAGCCCCCATCATATTCGCTCCCGGTCGACGCCGTAAACACCCGCCAACGCTGTGCTAGACTTGCGAACAACACCTACCAAGGAACACCCCATGGCCGACATGCTCGTCCGCCTCTACGACCTGCCCCCCTTCGAGCCCCACGCCCAGGCCTCGCCGCCCTCAACGTCGTCATCCGCCGCGCCCGCGCCTACGAGATGCACCAGGCCGCGCACTGGGCCGGCACCATCTTCAGCCGCCCCTGGCAGGCCGAAGTCACCGCAGGCATCTCCAAACAACCCGCCACCGTCTTCCTCGCCCTCGCCGGCGACCGGCTCGTCGGCTTCGCCTGCTACGACACCACCGCCCTCGGCGTCGCCGGCCCCGTCGGCGTCGACGAATCCATGCGCGGCCAAGGCCTCGGCCAGGCCCTCATGCTCCGCACCATGCACGCCATGCAACACGCCGGCTACGCCTACGCCGCCATCGGCGCCGTCGGCCCCACCGCCTTCTACGAAAAAACCTTAGCCGCCATCCCCATCCCAAACTCCACCCCCGGCCTCTACGCCCACCGCATCAACCACCCCCCCCGAAACACCCACCACGACTAAGCCCCCCAACACCCAACCCCCTTACGCCGCCCCCACCTGCCGTGATATAGAGCTTGGTCTTATCTGACTTTATGAGTACAATCCACCCATCTGCTGCCCCGCGTCGTAGCCGAGCAGCCCGGATGAGATTTGGAAGACAACCAAGGAGATTAGAGAATGAATCGCTTATCCTGCGCTATCGCCCTGATGACGACGGCCCTGTGGACCGGCGTTGCCCACGCCAACCTCCTGGTTGATGGAAGCTTCGAGGCCGCCAACAGCGGAGGCATCACGAGCAACAGCCCCTGGTCGCTCTCCTCCAACATCGCCAACAACCTCGGCCACGCCGGCGCAGTTCCAGAACGCGAGCTTCGCCTCCAGCCACGGCTCCACCGGCATCTGGTACAAGTCCTTCGGTGGCCTGACCAACGGCAGCACCCTCACCGCCGAGTCGATCCTCATCCAGAGCCTCGCCGCCCCCCTCGACGGCAACTACACCCTGACCTTCGACGCCGCGCGTGATGTCAACTTCCTCGCCGACGAGTGGTACGTCGCGCTCGCCGCCAATACCGCCGGCGGCGGGCAGCAGGACACCATCGACCTGTTGACCGCCCCCATGCCCGCCGGCAGCTTCATCACGTCAGGCACCCAGTTCACCCTCTCCCTCAATAGCGTAGAGGCCGGCGACACCCTCAGCGTCTTCGCCGTCATGTCCGGCGGCCAAGACGCCGGAACCAACCCCCAGTCCGCCTTCCTGGACAACTTCGACCTGGTCCACACCAACGTCCCCGAGCCCGGCTCCGCCGCACTCCTGGCCCTCGGCACCCTCGCCCTCACCCGACGTCGCCGCTGAACCAGCCACAAACCCACCCCCACCCGCTACGCCGAAAGCAACCCGCCTCGGCGCGGCTTTCTGTTTGCAACCGACATCCGACAGCGACACCCCCACTAGGCCACCCAATATCCACCCCCGCTTCTTCTACTTCTTCCACAGGGCGTTCGACACCCCAAACATCTAGAGCGCCTCCGCCGTCGATACACGCTCCGCTCGTGGGGTCTCGTGTTCCATATCCCCCAACATCGGCAAGCCGGGCCGCGGGGCTTGGAGGGAGAAGCGGGGCGGGATGATCGGACGTGATTCGTTCCTGCAAGCAAGCGAACCAAGGACCTCACGACAAAGCCTAAGGGTATACTCAGTTGTGAAGTCTCAAACTTCCCGGGATATCACGATGGGTCGTATCAGGTAGGGCCCACCCCTCTTTTTAGCGCTAGCAGGCCGAACACCGTGCCCCGAGTCGTCCGGCACCAGATTCGTCAGATACAAATCTCCACTCAAGGATCAGCACATGGCCAAGTCCGGGATGACGCAGTACACCACCAAATGCCTAAGTGACTTGGCCGCCAACTACGCCGCCGACCCTACCTCCGTCACCAGCGCGCTGACACTGCTCCTGACCGGCGGCGGGGTCCTCGCTGCGGGGACTGTGGCCGCCCCGGGCCTGTTCCTGCTGGCGGGGTTCCTCGGCTTGCACGGCGCAGCACACCTCTGCCATAAGCGTGAGAAGAGCGAGTCCGAGGCCGCGATACGCGCCTTCCTCGATAAGCTCTTCGCTTCCCTCGAATCCGACATCGCCGATATCGACGCGCTCCTGACCGAGGTCTTCATCGGTCAGGGCATCGAAGCCGAAGACCTCCGCCAACGCCTGCTCTTCATCGGCGAGGTCGTCAAGAACACCGACGCCGCCAGTGAAGACACCCACGCCCGGGTGCAGCGCATCGAACAATTGCTCGAGACACAAACGCAGCAAGCCGCGCACTTCACCCAAGTCATTCAGGCAAGCCCGAAGCTGCATGCCGATTACGCCAGGCAGTTGGACTTCCTCGACTTCGCCGTCGAGCTGCTCTACCTCCAAGGCGAGCAGGCGAGCGATGAACGCGAGGCGATCGACGAACGGCAAGAAGCGAGACTCTTGAGCATGGAGGCCCGCCTTCGCGCCACGTTCGAATCCACCACCAAGACCCCCGGCACCGACCCGACCCAGGTCGTCTACCCCCCGGAAGTCCTCGAAGCCGCCCAGGAGCTCAGCGAGCGGGGCGACAAGGAACAACAGGCCCTGGCCGACATCATCAAGAAGCGGCACAAAGAAGCCAACGCGATCGTCGACGACCTGCTGGCCAACCCGCTGGCCGAGACCTTCCGCCTGCTGACCCTCAAGGGCGATAACTGGTACGCCGCCGGCGCGTATGACCAAGCGATCGCCCCCTACGAGACCGCGCTGTCCCTCCGTCCCGAAAGTGTTTCGGCGGGCAACAACGTCATCATCGCCCACGCCCAGGCCCGACTCGGCGACATCTCGGCCCACCAACACCGAGCGATCGCCGTCGCCGAGTCGATCCTGTCGCGTGTCCCCGCAAAGTCAACCGACTGGGCGACGACGCAGAACAACCTCGGTATGGCATGGGCAGACATGCCGATCGGCGACCGTGCCGAGAACCTGGGCCGCGCGATCCAGGCCTTCGAGCAGGCGCTGGAGGTCTACACCCGAGACGCCCACCCGGTGGCTTGGGCGGCGACGCAGAACAACCTCGGCATCGCATGGGCAAACATGCCGACCGGCGACGGCGCCGAGAACCTGGGCCGGGCGATCCAGGCCTACGAACAGGCGCTGGAGGTCCGCACCCGAGCCGCCCACCCGGCGGCTTGGGCGACGACGCAGAACAACCTCGGCATCACATGGGGAAAAATGCCGACCGGCGACCGCGCCGAGAACCTGGGCCGGGCGATCCAGGCCTTCGAGCAGGCGCTGGAGGTCTACACCCGAGCCGCCCACCCGGCGGACTGGGCGACGACGCAGAACAACCTCGGCATCGCATGGGCAGACATGCCGACCGGCGACCGTGCCGAGAACCTGGGCCGCGCGATCCAGGCCTACGAGCAGGCGCTGGAGGTCCGCACCCGAGACGCCCACCCGGCGGACTGGGCGACGACGCAGAACAACCTCGGCACCGCATGGGGAAAAATGCCGACCGGCGACCGCGCCGAGAACCTGGGCCGGGCGATCCAGGCCTTCGAGCAGGCGCTGGAGGTCCGCACCCGAGACGCCCACCCGGCGGACTGGGCGACGACGCAGAACAACCTCGGCATCGCATGGGCAAACATGCCGACCGGCGACCGCGCCGAGAACCTGGGCCGGGCGATCCAGGCCTTCGAGCAGGCGCTGGAGGTCTACACCAGAGCCGCCCACCCGGCGGACTGGGCGGCGACGCAGAACAACCTCGGCAACGCATGGCGGAACATGCCGACCGGCGACCGCGCCGAGAACCTGGGCCGCGCGATCCAGGCCTACGAGCAGGCGCTGGAGGTCCGCACCCGAGACGCCCACCCGGCGGCCTGGGCGGCGACGCAGAACAACCTCGGCATCGTATGGGCGGATTTAGCAGAGGTGGCGGGTGAGGACCGGTGCGACAGACTCCGGCAAGCGATCGCCTGCTCCAAGGCCGCGTTGCAGGTCAGGACCGCTGCAGCTTTCCCGCGCGGGCATGCGGCCACCCAGAAGAACATGGCGATTGATCGCAATGCCTACGAATCAATGGGCTGCGCGGCCGGCGACACCGGGGTCGCCTTTGAGGACATCCCCCCAGCGACCTAGCTAGGCTCGTGGCGGGCGTTTCAGGGCCGGGACGCTCCGTTCTGGATCGAGTGGGAACCGTCACAGATCGAATACGCCGCGTCACAGATCGATGACGGCCCGGAACAGATCTGTTTCGCAGCGGAACTGATCGATGACGCTCCGTCACTGATTGTTTACGTGGCGTCACTGATTGTTTACGCTCCGTCACTGATGAGAGACGCGGCGGAACTGATCGTTTACGTGCCGGAACTGATCGTTTACGCGGTAGAACTGATGAGTTACGCGACGGAACTGATTGTTTACGCGGCGTAACTGATGAGTTACGCGGCGGAACTGATCGTTTACGTGCCGGAACTGATCGTTTACGCGGTAGAACTGATTGTTTACGCGGCGGAACTGATCAGTTACGCCGAGGAATCGGTGGTTATCCGGCGGTTTTTGTGTATCCGGGGGGCTTCCGGGGGTCCGAAGGGGCGTTATCTGTGTTGTTTCTTGCGCAGGCATTAAGTCGCGCGGCGGCGTGGCCGATCCGGGTGTTACGCGGCGAGGGTGCTCCACGTGTCGAACACCGGGTTCCGCCACCGCCCCCGAACGTTTGACCCGGGGCACTTCGGAGACCTGCATCATGGCTACGACCTTCCCCCCCAGCCGCGAGGCGGATATTGTCGCGTGGGCACTGAACTTCAGCACCTACACCCTGGCGGACCCGGTCGCGTATGGCCTGGACGCCACGCAGGCGACGGATTTCCGGGCGCTCTACATCGCCTACAACACGCTCTACACCGAGTGCAACGACCCGGGCACGCGCACCCCCAGCAAGGTGACCGACAAGAAGGCCGCGAAGAAGGCGCTGCTCGCCGATGCCCGCCGACTGATCGCCATCGTCCAGGCGTTCCCCGGCACGACGGACGGCATGCGGAGCGACCTCAACATCCGGATCCGTGACTACGAACCCACGCCCATCCCCGTGCCCGACGAGATGCCGGTGCTGCGGGTGAAGTCGGTGCAGGGCTTCCTGTTCGAGCTGTCGCTGCGCAACCAGGAAGATAAGAAAACCAAGCCGGAGGGGGCGCGGGCGGCGTGGCTGTACACGTGGGTCGGCGACACGCCCTCGCCGGACCTGACGCAGTGGCAGTTCAAGGGCGAGACGACGCGCAGCGACCCGCAGATCACCCTGGACCAGAGCGTCGGCGCGGGCACCACGGTGTGGTTCACGGCCCTGTGGGTCAACCCGACCGGCAAGCCCGGCCCGGCGTGCGCCCCGGTGAAAGCCCACATCAACTACGACGGCCTGAACCAGGCGGCGTAGCCCCCGGAAGTGTGGCGGAGCCGTGCGGGGCCGAGGGGCCGAGGGGTCCTGTGGCCGAGGGGTCCAGCGAATATTGACGAAGCCAGGCGCGGGGGGAGCAGAGAATCTGAGCTGCCCCCGCGCTTTTTTGGTTTGAAGCACTTCCCTCACGCAGAGGCGCGGAGGCGCAGAGGGAAGGCAGGGGACTTTTGACAGGATTACAGGATTTTCAGGATGGACAGGGTCAGGCATTGTGTTTGATTCTGAACTCTGAAAACATCCTGTCCATCCTGCCATCCTGTCATCCTGTCAAAAATGTCTTTCTCAGCGCCTTGGCGCCTCTGCGTGAGAATTCTTTGTCTTGTCTCTTTCCGGGGATGGGAGTTTCGTGATGTCCGATGTTGTACGGTTTGAAGAACAGGCGTTTGCCCCCGGAACTACCCCCGGAACTACCCCCGGAAATGCCCCCGGAAATACGCCCGGAAATGACCCCGGGCGTGGCCCGGCGGTTGTGGGCGGCGGTTTGCGCAAGGTTGACCCGCAGTCGCGCGGTGTGGAGATCGGCGTCCGGCCGGCGACGCCCGAGGACTTTGCGTTTATCGATGCGCTGCATAAGGCGGAGGCCGACAAGGTCGGGTTCATGCCGGCGCAGGCGATCCGCAAGCGGATCGAAGAGGGGAACATTCTCGTGGCTGAAGCCACGGAAATGTCGAAGGGACGAATGGCGAATGTCGAACAAGAACGGCCGGCGGAGGGTGATTCGACATTCGTGCATTCGGGTTTCGACATTGCGGCGGAGGCGGTGCGTGGGGAGGGGCCGAGGGGCGCAGGGGCCGAGGGGCCAAGTGGGGGAACCCAAGGCACTGCCGATCCACAACACTCGGCCCCACGGCCCCTTGACCCCTCGACCCCTACGCCCGTCGGCTATTGCATGGGCGTGGACCGCTATCAGAAGCGGAGCGAGCTGGGGATCATCTACCACATGGCGGTGCTGCCCGCGTATCGGCGGATGAACGTCGCGGCGGCGCTGCTGCAGGCGCAGTTTGAGAAGTCGGCGTATGGGTGTCGGCTGTACTGTTGCTGGTGCAGGCAGTCGCTGGAGGCGAATCGGTTCTGGGAGGCGATGGGGTTTGTGCCGTTGGCGTTCCGCGCGGCGGGGCGGACGACGGTCCAGAAGATCGAGAAGAAGACGGGGAGCACGAAGGGGGCGGTGCATATCTTCTGGCAGAAGCCGGTGCGGGCGGCGGATGTTGCGCAGGCACGCGAAGGCAACTTCCGGGGGTGGTGGTATCCGTACGAGACGAATGGGGGGGCGATGATGGAGAGCCGGGTGGTCTTGCCGTTGCCGCCGGAAGTGCAGTGGGATGAGGCGACGCCGGTGGTGCTGCCGGGGGCGGAGCGTCGTGCGGCGGAGACGCGGTTGTTGGAAGAGAAGCTGGATGAAGTTGCGCAGCTCGAGAAGGAGGCGAAGAAGGCGGGGCGGAGGGGGAGCCGGAAAAACGCCAAGGGGCCAAGGGGGGGAGCGGGAGCCAAGGGGAACGGGGTAAGTCGTCTGGGTCGGGCGCCGCGGGCGGTGGTGGGTTATGGGTTTGGGGCGGGGAGTGGGTTTGGTCAGCCCCCGGAAGCCCCGGAACCCCCGGAAGTGGTGAAGCCGAGCGATGCGGCGGTCGCGGCGGAGTGTGCGGCGCGTGAGGCGGCGTTGTTGCGGATCCAGGAAGAAAAGGATGCGGCGAAGCAGGCGCTCAAGCAGGCGCAGCGGAAGAGCGACCCGGAGCTTGTGGCGTTTGCGCGGGACCTTCGTGACCGTTGGCAGGAGTGTGTGTGGCGGAGCAGCCGGGGATGCTGATGGGGAAGCTGCGTGGGAAGTACGCGGTAGGGCGGATGTTGGAGGGGACATCGAACAGCCGACCCAGCGAGCAGGTGCAGGTTGTATCGGAGACGGGGCGAGTCAAGCGGTTGGATGCGGCGTAGGGGCTACTTTGAGGGCCCGGGCGAGCTATAATGCGTGGGTTGCCGAGCGAGTGATCGCCGGCTCGATGTAAGAATCACACCGTCAGCATTCCCTGTCCGGAGCGGATGCCCGACCCTAAGCGGGACATCCATGGACACCCCCTCTCCGCAGACGGCCCCGACGATCGATCACGACATCGAGGTGACGCTGTCCGCACGCATCACCAACCTCCTGGGCGTCACCGTCCCCCTCGCCGCGCTCGTCGTCGCGATCGTGCTGCTTTGGGGCTGGGCTTTCGAGTGGCAGTACTTGGTCATCATGGCGGGGATGTACCTCGTGACGGGGTTTGGCATCACGATCGGCTACCACCGGCTGTTCACCCACAAGAGCTTCCGCACGCCTCGGCCGATCGCGGCGCTGCTTGCGATCATGGGCGCGATGGCCGCGGAGGGCTCGCTCATGCAGTGGGTCTCGGCCCATCGGCTGCACCACCAGCACTCTGACCACGAGGGCGACCCGCACTCGCCGCACCTGCACGGCAACAGCCTGGTCGCGGCGCTCAAAGGCATGTGGCACGCGCACATCGGCTGGGCGCTGAAGAAGCGGAAGGATGAAAACACGGGGCGCAACACCCGCGACCTCAACAAAGACCCGTGGCTGCGATTTGTGAATCGGCTCTTCCCCGTGTGGGTCGGCTTGGGGCTGCTCATCCCCGCGGTGCTCGGCGGGCTGATGACGATGAGCTGGATGGGCGTGCTGCTGGGCTTTCTTTGGGGCGGGCTGGTGCGGGTGCTGATGGTGCATCACGTGACGTGGAGCATCAACTCGGTGTGTCACATCTGGGGCGCTCGGCCCTACGAGAGCAAGGACCACAGCCGCAACAACGTGATCTTCGGGATCCTCGCGCTGGGCGAGGGCTGGCACAACAACCACCACGCGTTCCCCTCGTCGCCGAGGCACGGGCTGAGCTGGTGGCAGTTTGATGCGAGCTATGTGGTGATCCGCGCGATGAAGTTGGTGGGGTTAGCGAGCGACCTGCGCGTGCCGCACGCGGACAAGCAGGCGCAGCTCCGGCGGTGATGCACCCGTGTGGGTTTGTAACGCCGCGACTGGTGGCCGGGATCGGGGGCACCTAGAGCGTATAGGTCGTGGGCAGGTTTCGTACTTGCAGATCGCGTCCGCCGACGATCGCGGCGTTGATGAAGGTTGTTGTGGGTGTGTGGTGTGTGCCGTGGCTTGCGTGGATGTGGCCGAAGACGTGGAGGCGGGGCTGGATGCGGCATAGGGGCGGGATTAGTCGTTGTCGAGGATGCGGAGGATTCGGTTGTAGGTGACGTTGGCGACGAGTTCGGATTCGTCGCCGGTGGAGCTGACGAGTTGGATGACGACGGCGTCGCGTTCGGGGAGGTAGCGGGCGATGCTGTAGTAGCCGGGCAGCCAGCCGGAGTGTTCAAGGTCGTAGAGTGTGGTGTAGACGGCGGTGGCTTCGTCGCCGAGGAGCGAGCCGTCTTGGAGGGCGCGTAGGAATTGTCCGACGTCTTGCGCGGTGGCGACCATGGAGCCGCCGGGCGTGGCGAAGGCGAGGGGTTTCATGTCGTCGTCGATGCGGTGGTGGTAGCCGCTGGCGACGTCGGCGGGATCGACATCGTCGAGGGAGGCGAAGGTGTGTGTCAGGCCGAGCGGTGCGAGGAGCTCGTCGCGGATGTAGTCCTGGTGGGGGACGCCGAGGGTGTCGTCGAGGATCATGCCGATCAGGAGGTAGTTGGTGTTGGAGTAGCTGCGCTGGGCGTCGGGGGCGAAGTCGGCGGGCTGGTCGAGGGCGAGTTTGAGGTTGTCGGCGGGGTCGGTCTGGTGTTTGGACCAGTCGAAGCCGTCGAGGTCGGTGAAGTTGGGGATGCCGCTGCGGTGCTGGAGCATCATGCGGAGGGTGATGCGGTCGGCGTTGGCGATGCGGTCGGCGAATTGGGGGAGGAGGTCGGCGAGGGCGGCGTCGGGGTCGAGCCGTTCCTCGGCGATGAGGTTGGCGGCGGCGGCGGCGATGTAGAGCTTGCTGATGCTGGCGATCTTGAAGAGGGCGTGTGCGTCGGCGGGGACGCGGGCGTCGCGGTCCTTCCAGCCGGCGGCGTAGAGGGCGGGGGGCTGGCCGGGGCGGTCGACGTAGACGATGATGCCGTCGAGCCCGTGCCCGGCCGCGTCGTCGACCTGCTCCTGCACGGTGTCGGGCAGCGGCGCGAGCCACGCCCAGACGCCGGCCCAGGGCACAAAGACGACCAGGCAGACGATCGCGATAATCGGCATGACGATACGCAAGGTCCAGATGATTTGCTTACGGCGGCTGGTAGGCAAACAACAACTCCGTTCGGCTTCAGGGATCGTGGTTCGGTTCAGTCGCGAAGCGTTCGCGAACGAAGGCGGATCACAGGGGCAGAGGAATGAGTAGCGTGATGCGGGCGCTGCGAATTCACATCACTCCACCATGCCATGATGCCTGCGGAACTGCTCCGACGCTTCTTTGCCGAAGTATTTCTTGAGGATGCGGGGGTCGACGGCGGGGACGTCGATGAGGATGAGGCCATCCAAGACGTCCCCGAAGTCGGGGTCGACGTTGAAGCCCATGAGTTGGCCGTTGAGTTTTAGGTATTGGCGTAAGAGGACGGGCATGGGTTTGCCGTCGGCTTCGAGCTCGCTGACCAGTTCGTTGATCTCTTCGAGCGAGCCGGCGACGGTGGAGAAGGCCTTGCGGTCGAACTGTCGCGAGTCGGAAAGACTCAAGGGGTTGCGGGGGCGGATGAGTTTGCCCAGGTCGGGCAGGAAGCGGTTCATGGTGAGGAAGGCGGTGAGCAGTTGTTTGCTCATGGAGGTGTAGTCGGCGGAGATGCTGACGGGGCCGAAGATGTAGCGGTACTTCGGGTTGGCGGCCATGTACGCGCCGATGCCCTTCCACAGGAGCATGAGCGGGGAGAAGGAGCGCTGGTAGTCCTTGGCGACCCAGGACCGGCCGAGCTCGAGGGCGGGGCTGATTTGCTGAAGCAGGTTTTTGCGGAACTTGAAGAGGGTGGAGGTGTAGAGCCCGTCCTTGCCGTGGGCGGCGAGGAGGAGGTCGGACTGCCCCATGCGGTAGCCGCCGACGAGTTCGTTCTTGTCGCGGTTCCAGACGAGGAGTTGGAGGTAGTCGTCGTCGAAGCGGTCGAGGTCGAGGGGGTGTCCCGTGCCTTCGCCGACGAGTCGGAAGGTCTCTTCGCGGAGTCGGCCGACCTCGCGCATCAGCGTGGGGGGGTGGGGCTTGACCGTGTAGAAGACATCGAACTCGCCCTGCTGGAGG
The sequence above is a segment of the Phycisphaeraceae bacterium D3-23 genome. Coding sequences within it:
- a CDS encoding serine hydrolase, whose amino-acid sequence is MPTSRRKQIIWTLRIVMPIIAIVCLVVFVPWAGVWAWLAPLPDTVQEQVDDAAGHGLDGIIVYVDRPGQPPALYAAGWKDRDARVPADAHALFKIASISKLYIAAAAANLIAEERLDPDAALADLLPQFADRIANADRITLRMMLQHRSGIPNFTDLDGFDWSKHQTDPADNLKLALDQPADFAPDAQRSYSNTNYLLIGMILDDTLGVPHQDYIRDELLAPLGLTHTFASLDDVDPADVASGYHHRIDDDMKPLAFATPGGSMVATAQDVGQFLRALQDGSLLGDEATAVYTTLYDLEHSGWLPGYYSIARYLPERDAVVIQLVSSTGDESELVANVTYNRILRILDND